The DNA segment GCCAAGAGTGTCAGGGTGAGAGACAAGCCTGCCTGTTCAGAATGCAGAATGAGGACAGAAAGTCTGGGTGCTAACAAGGCTTTTCCAGCCTATGAGGTCAGCATCAGTACTCACAGGCCCATCATAGATGTGACTGTAATAGTCCACCAGGCCCTCCTTCTCCTGCATGTAGAAACGGATCCAGTTATGGAAGCCAGTGACCTTGCCTTTTTTGACTTCACCTATGATAAAGAGATCAAGGTGGGTGATCTGGGCCTCCCCTCCAACCTCTTTCCCTACTCCCATGCCAAGGCTGTCCCCCTTCTCTAGTCTCTGACTCCTAGAATGTCCACCTCAACTTCCTGGAGTCCCCCACATCCCTAACTCTCAGCTCAGGAAGCTCCCCCCTACCCCGACCACCATTTCAGCTCCAGCCCTCGGGAGAGTTTCTTCCCCTGGCTGACCCTGGACCAATCTAAGATCCTCTAGCCATTTCCCTAGGAACAAGCCAGTTTTGGTGGGAGCTTGGCGGGGTGTGGCAGTGCAGGAAAAGAACATGGTCTTCTTGGGAAGCAGCCTGCCAAGCGCTGGAAGCAGAGGACCCTTGGGAGGTAGACAACCATGGCCTCAAAGGCATCTCCCTTTCTTTGTGTGCGCGTTGGGAGCCCCAGTGTCTGGGCTGCTTTCTCCCTCAGATACTCCAGAAGAGACCGGTCCTCAAGAATGGCTCCtgagtcccctccctcttggcccGCGAGCTGGTGTGGCTGCTGATTCAGCCGTGTGGCTGCTGCCCCATGCCTGAGGGGAGCGTCCCTCTTCATCCCTCCACCTCCTTCTTCCCAAGCAGAGTAATCCCACCTGAGAAGACATGCTCAAAGCCACTGGAGTCCCTCTCTTCTTTGCTTCTGGAATACAGCCCAAACCACATGTTTTTTAGGTCGCTGACGAACTCCTGTTCCGAGCTGTAGCGGTCTGGGGAGAGGAGCACAGAGGACTTAGGAGAGGGGAAGGCGGGGCCGGGTCTTGGGAAGCAAGGCAGGGCCATCTGTCCCAACTTGACAAGGGGCAGGTGGTTCAGCCAATAAATGTAGTCAGTTGTTTGTTTAGCAATTATCTTTGGGGCACCTGTCCTGTGCCAGGCCCAGACCTGAAGGCTGAGGATTCAGCAGGGAATCACAAGGACAAGATCCCTGACTTTATAGTTTACATTCCAGTGGAGGAAACAAATGATAAACAGGATGATTTCAGATAggtgctatgaagaaaataaaggagattaTCCCATGATGactggaggtggggatggggtgcTCTTCTAGAAAGCCAGAAAGGCCTCTCTGAGAAGGCACTAATCAGAGATCCGAAGGATAAGGAGTCAGCTGTACAAAGACCTGGGAGAAAGATTCTTACACATAGAAGAAACAGCAGGTACAAAGGCTCCAGGATGCCTTGAACTTGGTGTTCAAAGAGCTGAGAGTCTATGTGGGGGAGCATAGTGAGCAAGAGGATAGAGTGGTGGGAGAGGGGGTCTGAGAGGCAGTCAGAAGTCAGCATACAAGGGTTGGAGCTTGATCAAAGAGTAACAATAACAAAAGTATTTTAGATTTACTATGTTCTATGTGCTTGGCACTGTTCTAACTGCTTTCAATTCTCACATTAATTCTTCATGTCAGAGTGGTATCAggcttggactccaaaatcactgccgacagtgactgcagccatgaaattaaaagacgcttactccttgaaagaaaagttatgacaaatctagacaacatgttaaaaagcagagacatcactttgccaacaaacgtgcgcatagtcaaagccatggcttttccagtagtcatgtacggatgtgcaagttggaccataaataaggctgagcaccaaagaattgatgcctttgaattgtgtgctggagaagacttttgagagtcccttggactgcaaggagatcaaaccagtcaatcctaaaggaagtcaatcctgaatatccattggaaggactgatgctgaagccccaataatttggccacttgatatgaagacctgactcactggaaaagaccctgatgctgggaaaggttgagggcaggaggagaaggaggcagcagaggataagatggttggatggcatcactggctcagtggGCATGAgctgagcagactccaggagatggtgaaggacagggaagcctggggtactgcagttcataggatcacatagtcggacaggacttagcaactgaacaacgacaacaatttctggtggaggaaatgggggTGGAGAGTGGTGAcataaagagaagaatcaaatataACTCCTGGGCTTTGGGCACAAGTAACTGGAAGAATTATGGAATTATTAATGAGATGGGGAAGACTGAGAAAGGAGCAGGTCTGTCTGGAGGAAGAGGCAGGAACTGTGAGTTCTCTTTACACTAAGCTCTGAGTAGATGCCAGTTAGGCAGGTGGAGATGTCAGAAAGGCCAGTGCGACCCAAAGGAAAGGTCAGGGCTGGGGATCTGAATTAGGGAGTGATCAAATACCAACAGTTTACTGCCTAGAATTGTGAGAGGGGACACAGAAGATGTACCAGACATATTCCCTCCTTTCAAGGACTTAAAACATAGTTGGAAAACAAGACTAAAAATACATGACATaccacatagctgattcactttgctgtacagtagaaactaacactacattacaaagcaactatactccaataaaaaatagttaaaaaaaataaaaatatacgaTGTAACAGAGAACAGCTTCACAATCTGAATGACGACTGCTTTTCACTGAATACTTTCCATGCATCAGTTTCCCAAGATCCCACTGCACAGACAAGGCTCAGACAGGGTCCAAGGGTCAAAGGGCCCCAGGGTCACTTGCTTCATTAACAAGTGAAACCAAGTCTCTCTGCTCCAAGGGTATTTTAAGACGGAGTCCAAACCCTTGCCGCAAGCTGCGGCGAGTGCAGCTTCATAACGAGGTAGAATGTGAGCTAGAACTTTAAGGAGAAGTGAGATTTGGatagggagagaaggggagaccGGGTGAGTAGTGGAAGAGCCTGCTGTAGCGCTGTCTCCACCTCCAAAATCGTCTCGCGTGTTTACCACAAAGAGGACACCAGGGGGCAGTGCAGGATCACACACTCTTCGTAGGGTTTGGTTGTGTGTCACTGGCTTTACCTAAAAACAGTGTTACTAACTTAACCGGGCCACCGGAAGATGGAATGCGGTGTCTGAGCAGAGGCCATCCCCCGCTCTCCCCGCCAGCAAGGGACGACCTGGCAGGAGCCGCCCCCAGGCCAGGCCCAGCTGCCTGGAGTTCAGGGAAGGAATTCAGAGGACACTAACAAACACACCCCGTGCCAAGAAGCCCTGAGGCCCAAACCATTTTTGGTCTGATTCGAATGTATCTCTATTGGAATCGTTCCAGCCAGAACCCTTCCTGGTAAAACTTTCTACTCTGAAcctttgttgattttctgttgctgcttccccagcaaaaaaaaaaaaaaaaaagtgaagtgggCCGGCCTCCTTCCTGGACTTAGTGCCTGAGAAGGGAGCATGAACAGGGACTCCTCGTGCCTGGAAAATGGTGCTGAGTCTGGGGTCCACTGAGGGGTCGGTGGGGCTGGGGTGACTCACAGCCTGCAGTGAACCCTGAGACTGAAATACGCATGGGGGATAAATGAGGtggctgaaagaaagtgaaaatgttagctgctcagtcgtgtccactctctgtgaccccatggactgtagcccaccaggttcctgtccatgggattctccaggcaagaatactggagtggtttgccattcccttctccaggggttctacCCGATCTAGGGATAGAaccgtttcctgcattgcaggcagactctctatcatctgagccaccagggaagccccctggtgcTGAGATTAGGTTAAAAGACAGGATGACTCCCAAGCCAGGCAGAGGATTCTTCAGCTCCTGCTGGAGTCTGTGGGCTCCTCTCTCTggccccttccctgccccctcccaggtGTACACTGGCCTCCACCTAAATCCTCACCTGCTGTCCTAACCTGCCCATCAGGACCCCCGTCCCCAGCAGGCGCACCCCGAGTCCTCAGCATGACCTCCCTCATGGGCCCGGGGGGAGGCCTCATTGCCTCACTCACTCTGCTGGTGGAGGAAGCCGTAGAGTTCCTTCATGACTGCCGTCTTCATGATCTCTCTGAGGAAGGTGTCCTGCTCGGCCAGCTCCTGGGCTGTGAAGTGCTCCCCGCGGCCCGTGGCCCGCTGGTAGTTGTTGAGGAGGTTGATGAAGGCGGCGTAGGTCGGCTTAGAGAAGAGCTTCTCATTGACATATGTGAAGAGCCTGGGGGAGGTAGAGGGAGGCCCAGTGAGAGGCCTAGACATGGAGCAGAAACACTCCAGAATGTCCAGATGCAGGGCAGGCATGTGAGGGTTGGGTGCAGAGGCAGAGTGGGGCCCTCAGATACTCCTGGGGACAATGCATGAGGTCACTCTTTTCTCCACTTCATCTCTTGGAAGGTCAGTTCTATTCTCAGCCAGTCCGTCCATCCTAAgttcatcatgtctgactctgcaacctatggactgtagcctgccaggctcctctgtccatgggattctccaagcaagaatactggagtgggttgccacttccttctccggaggatcttcccaacccagggatagaaccttaaagtctcctgcactggcagatgggttctttagcactagtgctacctggggaACCTCAGAAACCCTCCCACATGGATCCCCACAGGCCCTCAGGATGGCTTTATCTGTCTCCAGAGAACCGGTTTCCCCTCTGCCTTTGATCCTACCTGCCTTAGGAGATAAGAGCTGAGGCACCAAAGGAGGCAAAATTCAGGAAGATGCGTTCAGGGAACTCACGGCTCTGGGCAGCGGTCTACTTGGTCTCTGGTCTCTGAAGGCGAGATGCAGTTTTGGCTGTTGAGAACGATGTCTTCCTTCCGGGCTTTGTTGGTGTCTGCCCTGTAGATCTTCTCAGAGACACTCTGCAGTTCTTCCTTGGTTATGGCATCGCTGCTGTGGGAGAAGCCCTCTGAGAGGAATTGGGGGAGGGGTATCTCAGAGCTCGATGGAGGCCAGGGGGCAGGTAGCTATCTGCGAACATCCCCTCGCAGGTACCTTTCAGAAGCCAGCATCAGGGGAGGGGGCTGCAGTCAGGCACCCTAGTGACTTCAGGGCAGTGGCCTAGAGcctgttagtccctcagtcatgtccaactctttgcgacccctggactatggctcaccaggctcctctgtccgtggaattctccaggcaagagtactggagtgggtagccatttcttctccaggggaccttcctaacccagggatcaaacccagggctcctgcattgcaggcagattcttaactgtctgagccacccagggaagtcctgggagccTAAAGGATCCTTACACTTAGCACAAAATACCCACACGGTCCCCTGCCACCAGGAAGGTTTTTGCACTTTGGCAAGCATCAGGATCATCTGGAGGGTTTGTGAAAACATATCggtgggccccaccccagagtttctgattctgtgGATCCGGGCTGAGCCCTAGAGCTTCCATTTCTAATAAATTCCCAGATTATGCTCATGCTACACTTGGTCCAGGGGCCACACTTGGAGAACCATTGCTCTAGCGAGTCCCTCTGCCTCCAGGGCTACGCTAAAGGGAGCGGGAGACTGACCATGGCCACACAGGCTCTCAAAATCCTCGCAGCAGTTTCCAAACTCTGGGCAGCGGGCATTACAGTGGCATGAGTGGTGCTTGTCGAAGGCCTCCAGGCAGCGGCCCTGGCAGGAGTTGGGTGCCAAATACAAGCCTGAGAAGACAGAGAGGAGGTGTGTCCTGAGCAGACCGCTAGGGGTCGCTCTGTCGTGTCAGCGGCCAGGccatgccccctcccccagcccaccccccactgccagccccaccaccccatccccacccgcTACCAGCCTCGCTCTCCTGCTTCCTATTAAAGAACTCCagggaaggaaaacaaacaagctTAATTGGTGCACACCCTTCACAGTCAGGAAGTCCTTTCTGATGCTGAACTCTCCTTTCAGGCCTGTTGTTTTTATAATCTTCCctctctaaaaataaaatctcttaaccctccctctccctcttgcaGGCTTCAGACTCTTTCCTGCCTAACCCCCCAGCTCACTGAGGACCCCAGGGCTTCCTCCTGCCCAGGCCTCAAGAGTCCAGTGAGCCCCTCACCACCTCCAGGTGCTAGATTTGGGGTCCTGGCTGGCTTAGACCCAGGCCTATTGCTGTTGACATGGCTGACCTCTCCTTGCCCCATCCCATGTCCCTTGTCCTTTCCCAAAGGCCCCCCTTTGCAGAGGCAGACTCACTGCTAGCCGGGGCGCCCTCCGTCTCCTCTTCCAGCTCCAGGAATAGCTCTGGTTCTTTGGGATTCTCTTCAGCTGTAGGTCAGAGAAGTAAAGTCACCAGTCATCCCCGAGGGGCCCCTCCTTTTTATCCCTGGTTCTCAGTCCTCCCAACCAAGCATGTGCagtggaaaaaaatgcaaaacaggGGCTCGGATACAACATACAAGTACCAGGTGAAGGAggaggaaaatagaaaatgtgagaCAGAGGGGGATTGAAAACCATTCTAAAACATGAAAGAACATCCCCAGGCATGACCTTCCTCACCTTTACCCTTCTGGTACTCAGTGAGTGTtgctgttcggtcactaagtcgtctccgactcttttgcaaccccgtggactgtggcccaccaggctcctctgtccatagaattctccaggcaaggatactggagtgggttaccatttcttctccaggggatcttcccaacccagggatcaaacccgcatctcctgcattggcaggcagattctttaccactgagccactagggaagcctggtattCAGTGTGCTCATCCGTAAAAACGGAAGAGGGAACAAAAAGTGGTCCTTTCTGGGATGAAAACTCTGAGGTTGGTATGacttttctttaatataaattgATAGATGGATAGGCTTGAATCCCCCAAATGACAAGGCCCTCACTTAGGAACATCCCTTACCTATAATAACTCCCAGGGTCAAGGGTGAACTTCTCCCAGGCCTCAGGGAATAAGAACTGTTTCCTGAGTTACcaacttcccttctttcttcacagTTGCACTTGGCAATGGCCAAAGGCTGCGTTTGGGGGAAGGGCATTCAGAAAAGCACATTCCTACTGTGCCCTACCCCCTTGCCTGCAAGCAGATTGACTGCAGCCTGAGCTCTAGGCAGAGAAGGATGGagtgagggtggggaggaagaagaaGGCATGACCTGGGGACTCAGCTCCTCTCTCATCACAGAGTGGAATAAATTCCACCGCTCAAAGCCAACACTATTACAAAGTGCTTCAGAATCGGTTAGTCTGTTCACCACACAGTGTGGGTTATTACCATTAGACCCATGTCTgtgtgctaaggcgcttcagtcgtgtccagctctgcgaccccatggactgtagcctgccaggctcctctgtctgtgggattctccaggcaagaatactggagtgggttgccatgccctcctccaggggatcttcctcctacattggcaggcgggttctttagcactagcaccacctgggaagcccatcagggCCATGGGGCAGGTTATTCACTGTCAACAAACATCTCCCTCCAATCACTTGCTTTCTGCCAGCCTGTGTTAATGCTGACAATCCACAGGGTTCTTAACTCAGCCCCACTTTATGCTGAATAGATTTCTGTGAGCTAATCTAGGGTCTCAACcatcatttataatattttttctataGGAAAAGGGCTCTGAGTTGCACATCAGGGAGAGGGATGAAATGGTTGCTAAGCTGAGTATGTTGAAATGGCAGGCTGATGGTCCACGGTGAACAAGCCACCCTGTGTCTGCCGAATGGGGCCCGGGGCAGCAGAGAAGGGCTGGGTCTGATTCCGGCACTGAGCTCTGGGCTTGGGTTTCCCTGCCTGGACCTGACAGCAGCAGTGCTAGTCCACTGGCATTTTTGTGCAAATCAAATCAGCGTTCCTTAGGGTGGAAGCACCTCTGACGGCACACGGCTGGGTCAGTGGAGACCATGCTCGGGCAAATTAGGAAAAAGTACTCCTATCTCTCAGCAGACACAGCTCTTCACCAAGACACGTGGCTTAGCGAGAAGGATACAGATTCAACTTTGGTTCAGCTTGCCTTCCCAATCAGAGGCTCTTGTGCagtacacaacacacacaactgTATGCAGCTGGCTGTTAGGTACCAGGGCTTCAGTGACCATGTTTTCCAAGCTGGGAGTCGGGGCATATGAGCAGACAGTAAACAGCAGAAGACCATTTACCTAGGTGTCTAAAACACTGGAAGCATCAAAATAAGGGAATTCTTCAaaatgagttttgcaaatttaaaACTGGGTAGTTGGAATAGCAGAACAACTGGCTTTTGAGGGTGGTACTTGTCCTGCTTAACCCTTGGCCTAGGAATGATGGGCAGCCACTCAGTCCACTCGTggtaggaaaagtgaaagtgttagccgctcagttgtgtccgactctttgcgaccccatggattgtattctgccaggctcctctgtccgtgggattctccaggcaagaatactggaatgggtagccattcccttctccaggggatcttcctgacccagggatcaaacctgaggcttccatattgcaagcagattctttaccatctgagccactgggggaagcCCTGTGATAGGAAGAGTGGTGTGAATTGTGACGGTCATTGACACCCTGTGGTCTTCCTGGTGGAGTGCAAGTTGGGAAAGTTCACtaccatttgtttacttttgcaaaTAATAGTTGGTAATGTCATATATGCTAAAATGATACTttcatcttttcactttttttttaattccttaaacTTTCCAGATATTAATCCTAATAGTTCAGACAGATGTTCCAAGTAAATGACTTCTATTTTAAGTTGGGGTCTTACATTGGGGACATCCTAATCCTCTTCAGGTCCTTTGAGCACCGTGATCAGTCTGGAACTCTGCTCTGGATAGCTGGACATCCTGGCCGGCAGTCCCTCAAGCAGGCTAGATGTGGTCATGGCCTGGCCTGCTGTACCTCCCAGACCCTTCACCCCACAAGGAGGCTCACCTGTACACAGCCGCTCATAGTCTTCACAGCAGTCCCCGTGCCGGGGACACCGGCGGTCACATTGGCAGACAGCATCCCGGTCAAATCTCTCATTACAGCGAGATGCACAGGACTCCCTTTTGCCTACGGTCAGTAAAGGTCACAGACTCAGCTCCTTGGGGATTCTACTCTGCTCATCACAGTACCCTCTGCAGGAGGGTTCACAGACAGGGACCGGGGACTTACCTAGCAGGAAAGGTTATTACTAGCTGCCAGGGAGAAGTACACACACAGCCTCCCATGCCTCTCCCGCACTGCCCACCAGCCATCACCCACCACCCACTGACTATTGCAGGGCTCATAATATAGACCAGGACCACAAACTCAGAGGCCTAGTGTACTGGACCTGTAACACAAACGAGTCAAGAGCAGGGAGGCAGTAGAAAGAGGTGGGGACTGTGACAGACTCGGAAACAATGCCCCGCCTGAGACTGGCAGCCGCTAGCAGCTCCAGCCAATTGTCGCCATTTGGGATGCGGGCTGAGTGTTGCCAGAGCCTCCAGTTTTTTTCAAGAGAAGCCTTCAGTTTTATGtaaattttccaattttaaaaaattcggagagaccaaagaaagaggTCTGTGGGCTGGGCTTGGCCCAGAGACCATCATTCCCCTGTCACGTTGAGGTTGGTGGATCACAGCTGTTCTAACGACCCCACCTGTCTTCTCCCCATGAACCATTCCCTGCCTTTCATCCTGTCCCTTTTACATCTTCTGCTTCTTCGTTCTTCCCTCCCCTTAGCCTGGTCTCTCTGCACCCTCTTCCCCACTTGTTACAGCTTTCTGTCTCTTCTAGTCTTGGGAATGTGTTTGGATTAGTTTTGTTCAGGGTGGGGACTGAGGTGGGTGTGGGTGAGAATTGGGCTTTGGAACAAGAGCTGTTATGCAACCACAGACCACATCCCTTGCTCCAGCCAAATGACTTGCAGAAGCAAGCTTTTGGTCACAAGGGGCATAAGACAAGAAAGTTTGAAAGAAATGGTACAAATCCACCACCACTGCTAAAAAAACAAGCCCACCACAGCAAAGACAGTGGAAGAGGGTGAGCCAGGTCAAGCTGGCTGAGCTGTCTTTCCTTCCACTCTAGGCTTTAAGGGTGATAACACCGCCTTTGTTTCCACTTGAGGTCCCTGAGGTTTGGACTTAGCGGGTTCTGGGTTTAGGGTCAGGCTGTGGGTTACAGAGAATGTCAGATCAGAGTCAGAGTCACGTTTAACACTGGAATTTGTATGAATGAAAAAACTTACACCTAATTTTAGCCAGCGATGGGGCTTGTTAGGTTTAGATGAAGAGCTACAGTTAGGATTTGGGCTTGAGTTAATTACTGGTAAAAATAACAATTTTGCATTGCTGTCTGGATAAGGAATGAGGAGTAGGTCTAAAACCACATTCAGGGTTGAGGAATGTGTCAAGACCAGGAGAGGACAAATAATCCCACTTTTGCCTTAGATAAGGTTTGGGGTTTGGTCCTGGCTGCTGTTTCCCACAGGTATAGCACCGCTTAGGGTGGAGGTGGAGATGAGGGCTATGGCCGGGTTACTGGTTTGGGATCAGGGCTTACACTGTTCTAATGAGGGCGACACAGCAGAGAGGCCAAGAACCCAGAGTCTGGCACCAAACTGCTTGAGGCTGGAATTCTAGTTCTGCTGCTTTCTAGCTACGTGttcctgggcaagttactttatCTGCTGTGCCCCAggttccttctctgtaaaagtgTGACAATAATGGAGCCCATCTCATAGAATATTCATAAGAATTCAACGAGCTAATTTTTGTAAAGCACTTAAGACACTGCAGGACACATTAGTAGCACCATGTAAGTGTTAGATAAATAAGCGGTCAGCATTCCATGCCCATCTTCAAGGTGGTAAGTGTCCAGACTGGCTGGAGCAGTCTTCCCTGTCTACATGCCTGATCTAGCTGGCTGCCTCCCTGGGTTTCAGCCAGGCCATCCCTTGGGCCGACAGTTTCTAGCTGACATCATCGCTATGGGTCTGTGTCCTTTACATCAAAGAGGTTCTTTACATCACATCAAGGTTAACCCAGGTTCTGAGGCAACTTCACATAAAGGGCCTCCAAAGTGGCCAGAAATGCAGAGCCAGTGAATCGTCCCTAGAGAAGACCGGGTCAAGGCCACTCGTCCCTCCAAGCCCAGGGGAATGCCCCCTGAATCTTAAGTGATGCTCCCTTGGAGCCCACATGCAAAGAACTTAAGGAGAAGTTTTCAGCCCAGGAGGAAGACTGTGTCAGCTGCCTGCTCAGTTAGCCTGGCAGTACACCCAGAATCCAAAGGGAGAGAACTCAGACAAATCAGGACAACCTTCTTAAATGGGCCAGATCAGCAGAGTCCAAGGAAGGAATTCACTCCAGTCCAGCAGCTGGCGCCAGTTGAGAAGGGCAGCAAGTGAATGGTCAGCTCTGTAGAGCTCAGGAGGACACCCCGCACTGGCCCTGGCTGAGTGAACTCTTTCATCTCTATTCAAGAGTCTTGTCATCACTGGAAACCCCGAGCCAGAGATCCTTTACACGTCCCTGTAAACCTGACCATCTGCTTTAAGAGGACCTTGGGGTgtgaggggatggggagggagtggaaGAGACTTTTCCTCATAGGCCTCTCTGCTATATCTGTTCTGGGGACCCTCTGGGGACTGGTCACCGTGACTACTTACTCCTGTGCTCCCAGCCCGCAGCTCCGATCCACACAAACCCTCTGTGTACACCTCGCTCACCAGCCAGGCACCTGAATCAATGCTCCAGTAAGCCTCTTGCCCATCTCctaactctcttttttttttcgtACTCTATTTTGGCCTTTCTTTACCTTCACAGAGCTTATCAACAAAGCTTCACAGAGCTTAtcacctgccccaccccccacctctggcCAACAATCCCTACATGAAATGCTAAATTTCTCTAAACACTCCAAAACTCAAATGTGCCAGAATGCCCACCCCCTCTCCATACTGCCCATCAAGAAACTTGGTCCCAAGCCTGGGTGTCCCCTATATGACAGTGCTCCACCCCTCTGATGTTTAGGGAATCCTACATCTGTGCTTCTCTGGGGGCCCCCGGGTGCTGTTTCCATGGAGATCTAGCCTACCAAGATGATTCACTGCCAGCCTCAATTCACCTGAAATAACAGAGGACCTAAGACTGGCTCCCACGCTATTCATACTCGCATCTAAGTTCTGAGATGTTGGCAGAAGACAGACAAGAACTGAGCCCCTTTCTCCTACTTTAGGAAAGAAGGAGGCATCACCCACTGGACCCTGACTTCTCCATCAGTCCCGCAGCAGGATCAGACCACCAGCACCAGGGGCAAGGGCTCCACCTTGCCTTTCTGAAGCCACTGTGGCGTCTGCCCTCAGGAATACCTTCCAGGGACCAAATGTCTCCAGTTGTTCTCATCTCTTGCGACTGGGATGCCCTAACCCCACGGCCACTGCTTCACACCAACCCTGAAGCTCtacaccctccctccctctctaccACGAGCTCTGCATCACCCGGGCCGGCTGCTCTGCCATGTGTGCGGGAGCGGAGGTACAGCATCCCAGCCAGTGGGGAGGCCTGGGAATGACTTCCCCCTCCGAAGGCTTTTCATTTAGTTTCTTTGGTGGTCTCCTTACCCAAAACCTCATGGGAAATGATTCCAAGATGAAACTCTGTATTTATATagtttacataaataaatatttattatatcataTTAATATGA comes from the Bubalus kerabau isolate K-KA32 ecotype Philippines breed swamp buffalo chromosome 1, PCC_UOA_SB_1v2, whole genome shotgun sequence genome and includes:
- the ENDOU gene encoding uridylate-specific endoribonuclease translates to MRACVPLTVAILCGLAWAGKRESCASRCNERFDRDAVCQCDRRCPRHGDCCEDYERLCTAEENPKEPELFLELEEETEGAPASSLYLAPNSCQGRCLEAFDKHHSCHCNARCPEFGNCCEDFESLCGHEGFSHSSDAITKEELQSVSEKIYRADTNKARKEDIVLNSQNCISPSETRDQVDRCPEPLFTYVNEKLFSKPTYAAFINLLNNYQRATGRGEHFTAQELAEQDTFLREIMKTAVMKELYGFLHQQNRYSSEQEFVSDLKNMWFGLYSRSKEERDSSGFEHVFSGEVKKGKVTGFHNWIRFYMQEKEGLVDYYSHIYDGPWDSYPDVLAMQFNWDGYYKEVGSAFIGSSPEFEFALYSLCFIARPGKVCQLSLGGHPLAIQTYTWNKSTYGNGKKYIATAYVVSSTH